In Deltaproteobacteria bacterium, one DNA window encodes the following:
- the hemG gene encoding protoporphyrinogen oxidase, with product MSAMRDVIVVGGGISGLVAAWRIRAAGRDALVIEAEGEVGGNIRTYRDGDYVLERGPHSFMGGAEAIWRLLADLKMEDRALAASAAADNRFVYRDGRLIPIPLSPGKFIASPLLSARAKLRLMSEPFRKGGAKPNDTALEFFHRRFGVEATTFLAGVFVSGIYAGDPARLGARAAFPKFWNFERDHGSMIRGSIKFMREKKRRLGAEGKTSRKGLYSFREGLGFLATAVAREVGVANIVTGAPAEAIERIDGGWCVRAGGGEYEARALVVAAPPHVAARLLAPIDAEAARIAGSIPMAPVAVVHLGGPITPNLPSGFGALIPRHYKIRTLGSLFASQLFPGRAPEGKFLNTSFIGGMFDPDALKLSDDDLIVLAKSDQKQLMGLTVFDYASVLRYTHAIPQLTPDHPERMEALAARVRAVPGLVLAGNYITGVGVDHAVASGYAAAEGIAAFFGSTGS from the coding sequence ATGAGCGCGATGCGCGACGTGATCGTGGTAGGCGGCGGCATCTCCGGGCTCGTCGCCGCGTGGCGGATTCGCGCGGCCGGGCGCGACGCGCTCGTGATCGAGGCCGAGGGCGAGGTCGGCGGCAATATCCGCACCTATCGAGACGGCGATTACGTGCTCGAACGCGGACCGCACAGCTTCATGGGCGGCGCGGAGGCCATCTGGCGGCTGCTGGCGGATCTCAAGATGGAAGACCGCGCGCTCGCGGCGTCGGCCGCCGCCGACAACCGCTTCGTGTACCGCGACGGGCGGCTGATTCCGATTCCGCTGTCGCCGGGCAAGTTCATCGCGTCGCCGCTGCTTTCGGCGCGCGCGAAACTGCGCCTGATGTCCGAGCCGTTCCGCAAGGGCGGCGCGAAGCCGAACGACACGGCGCTCGAGTTCTTCCACCGGCGATTCGGCGTCGAGGCGACGACGTTTCTCGCGGGCGTGTTCGTGTCGGGGATCTATGCTGGCGACCCGGCGCGGCTCGGTGCGCGTGCAGCGTTTCCGAAGTTCTGGAACTTCGAGCGCGACCACGGGAGCATGATTCGCGGTTCGATCAAGTTCATGCGCGAAAAGAAAAGGCGCCTCGGCGCCGAGGGCAAGACGTCGCGCAAGGGGCTCTACAGCTTTCGCGAGGGGCTCGGGTTTCTCGCGACAGCCGTGGCGCGCGAAGTCGGCGTGGCGAACATCGTTACCGGTGCGCCCGCCGAGGCGATCGAGAGAATCGATGGCGGTTGGTGTGTTCGCGCGGGTGGCGGCGAATACGAAGCGAGGGCGCTGGTTGTGGCCGCTCCGCCGCACGTCGCCGCGCGCCTCCTCGCGCCCATCGACGCCGAGGCCGCGCGCATCGCGGGGAGCATCCCCATGGCGCCGGTCGCCGTCGTGCATCTCGGCGGGCCGATCACGCCGAACCTGCCGTCCGGCTTCGGCGCGCTCATTCCCAGGCATTACAAGATCCGCACATTGGGATCGCTTTTCGCGTCGCAACTCTTCCCGGGCCGCGCGCCCGAGGGCAAGTTCCTGAACACGAGTTTCATCGGCGGCATGTTCGATCCCGACGCGCTGAAGCTCTCCGACGACGACCTTATCGTGCTCGCGAAGTCGGACCAGAAGCAATTGATGGGTCTCACCGTGTTCGATTACGCGAGCGTGCTGCGTTACACGCACGCCATCCCCCAACTCACGCCCGATCACCCGGAGCGGATGGAGGCGCTCGCCGCGCGCGTCCGCGCAGTGCCCGGCCTCGTGCTCGCCGGCAACTACATCACGGGCGTCGGCGTCGATCACGCGGTCGCGAGCGGCTATGCCGCCGCGGAGGGGATCGCGGCATTCTTCGGATCGACGGGCTCTTAA
- the hemH gene encoding ferrochelatase, producing MTATPFVSPFASPEGAIATGVVVLNMGAPHDDAMVEPFLYELFADPYIIQLPLGRLYQKPLARMISRKRAPKMIPIYRKLGGSPLLPQTRQQAQALERRTGLPCFVAMRYTPPRAVDAIAECVARGIRRLVALPLYPQFSRTTTETSLVDLREEAARAGIEVVDVREYPEHPMWIEALVKRWEEAAGPALGAPLRTHVLLAAHGIPRAYVRRGDPYIKQIEATAAKLRARIPADLPVSIAYQSRVGPVKWTGPYIDHEIERLGDEGVKRLIVMPIAFVSEHQETLYELDVTMKEIAHAHGVEDFIRVPTVRDHPLFIEALAELVHGALAKGVGGAA from the coding sequence ATGACGGCGACACCGTTCGTCTCTCCGTTCGCTTCGCCCGAGGGCGCGATCGCGACCGGCGTGGTCGTGCTCAACATGGGCGCGCCGCACGACGACGCCATGGTCGAGCCGTTCCTCTACGAACTCTTCGCCGACCCCTATATCATCCAGCTTCCGCTCGGGCGGCTGTATCAGAAGCCGCTCGCGCGCATGATCTCGCGCAAACGCGCGCCGAAGATGATTCCGATCTACCGCAAGCTCGGCGGCTCGCCGCTGTTGCCGCAGACGCGCCAACAGGCGCAGGCGCTGGAGCGGCGCACGGGGCTGCCGTGTTTTGTCGCGATGCGCTACACGCCGCCGCGCGCGGTCGACGCGATCGCGGAGTGCGTCGCTCGGGGAATCCGCCGCTTGGTTGCGCTGCCGCTGTATCCGCAGTTTTCGCGTACGACGACCGAGACGTCCCTTGTCGATCTTCGCGAAGAGGCGGCGCGCGCGGGCATCGAGGTCGTCGACGTGCGCGAGTATCCCGAGCACCCCATGTGGATCGAGGCGCTGGTGAAGCGCTGGGAGGAAGCGGCGGGCCCGGCGCTCGGCGCGCCCCTTCGCACGCACGTTCTGCTCGCCGCACACGGCATCCCGCGGGCATATGTGCGGCGCGGCGATCCGTACATCAAGCAGATCGAGGCAACGGCGGCGAAGCTGCGCGCGCGCATCCCCGCCGATCTGCCCGTGAGCATCGCGTATCAGAGCCGCGTCGGGCCCGTGAAATGGACCGGACCGTACATCGACCACGAGATCGAGCGGCTCGGCGACGAGGGCGTGAAGCGCCTCATCGTCATGCCGATCGCGTTCGTGAGCGAGCATCAGGAAACGCTCTACGAACTCGACGTGACGATGAAGGAGATCGCGCACGCGCACGGCGTGGAGGACTTCATCCGCGTGCCGACGGTGCGCGATCATCCGCTCTTCATCGAGGCGCTGGCGGAACTGGTGCACGGCGCGCTGGCGAAGGGCGTGGGAGGAGCGGCATGA